One Amaranthus tricolor cultivar Red isolate AtriRed21 chromosome 10, ASM2621246v1, whole genome shotgun sequence genomic window carries:
- the LOC130825299 gene encoding flowering time control protein FPA-like isoform X1 encodes MAMRMKKYNSEMENASSHLWVGNLPLDVTESDLAQLFGKYGLLDEITCYASRTYAFVYFKRVEDAVAAKDALQGFLLYGTSIKIEFAKPAKPSKHVWVGGFGSSLTREKLEDELNKFGRIEEFKFIRDRNIALVDFVRLEDASAAVKNLNGFQIGDDCIRVDFLRSHPAKREQSDFHDVVSAQFKGMGDSSWINADVMRGYPYPESTNSGHKRLQQAKPSRHVWIGGFGSSVTREKLEKELRRYGRIEELNFNRDRNIAFVDFVSLEEALAAVKNMNGLHIGNDRIRVDFQRSHPSKREQSDFHDMGSVQFKGVGGLDPAWINADIMRGYSEPTYSGHKRLQPSEHLEGRKGDRPSKVLWVGYPASVVIDEEMLHNAMILYGEIERIKCFPSRHYSFVDFRSVEEARRAKDALEGRLFNDPRISIMFSNSDLAPGKEFGQPYPGFRGQRSDVFGSELSFGPPMDMFASHRVMLPNNFHGLPVSNGVLGQDMPRPFGRRGNLDSLLPSPDFNDPNLLNTMSELTSNAPINQRKFSPSAAGLLPSPPLSSRTSHKRSGWDVLDPNQLPRESKRSRLEGPALLSDPLKLGKGDEYIECVDPPYSTGPEFTGGSLPRPQVDSGLSQFDMGVAKGNVMGRASGDYIWRGVISKGGNPVCHARCIPMGKGLECELPEVVNCSARTGLDMLAKHYAGAIGFDIVCFLPDCEDDFANYTEFLRYLGSKNRAGVAKFDDGTTLFLVPPSDFLTDVLQVTGRERLYGVVLKLPQQLPGGQSVPQMVHQLNPTIQHTDTQLGPSLHEYVASEKALAAHMDYGRVLHDDSKASFPIASASQDQSNEGVSSTPRPAVTITPELLATLQAFIPAHSQSSATLTGQPKSGSSTTGLALPALTNEKGAFSQGWSQLQIESNVQPQHFGVQGYPNANSESYASSHPVPGLSGNMQMHNPAYNLQEPSALSIAVHNQQLVPSVQNIQPYAPEAPNDIQKGYGMLHGTPAGSYGIGDSQNHPDPGSYSNQISVANLSHPEIMLPTSTGNMNAELLKLPERSQTLPSGVGQGTSEVEERYRSTLQFAANLLFQIKQQPQQQQASSHTGNQQ; translated from the exons ATGGCGATGAGGATGAAGAAATACAATTCCGAAATGGAGAATGCATCCAGCCATCTTTGGGTGGGAAATTTACCGCTCGATGTGACCGAATCTGATCTGGCTCAGTTATTCGGAAAATATGGATTACTTGATGAAATAACTTGTTATGCTTCTAGAACCTACGCTTTTGTTTACTTTAAACGTGTTGAAGATGCTGTTGCTGCTAAAGATGCTCTTCAAGGGTTTTTACTTTATGGCACCTCCATTAAAATTGAGTTTGCCAAACCG GCTAAGCCCTCCAAGCATGTATGGGTTGGCGGATTTGGCTCATCACTCACTCGAGAAAAGCTAGAAGACGAGTTGAATAAATTTGGTAGAATTGAGGAGTTTAAGTTCATTAGAGACCGGAATATTGCACTTGTTGACTTTGTTAGGTTGGAAGATGCTTCAGCTGCAGTGAAAAATCTGAACGGGTTTCAAATTGGTGATGATTGCATACGCGTTGATTTTCTTAGATCTCATCCTGCTAAGAGG GAACAATCTGATTTTCATGATGTAGTAAGTGCACAGTTCAAAGGTATGGGTGATTCATCATGGATCAATGCAGATGTCATGAGGGGTTATCCTTATCCGGAGTCCACTAATTCTGGACATAAGAGACTGCAG CAGGCTAAACCCTCCAGACATGTATGGATTGGCGGATTTGGCTCATCAGTCACCAGGGAAAAGTTAGAGAAAGAGCTACGTAGATATGGTAGAATAGAGGAGCTCAATTTCAATAGAGACCGAAATATTGCATTCGTTGACTTTGTGAGTTTGGAAGAAGCTTTAGCTGCTGTGAAGAATATGAATGGGTTGCACATTGGTAATGATCGCATACGTGTTGATTTTCAGAGATCTCATCCTTCTAAGAGG GAACAGTCTGATTTTCATGACATGGGGAGTGTACAATTCAAAGGTGTGGGTGGCCTTGATCCAGCATGGATCAATGCAGATATCATGAGGGGTTATTCTGAGCCCACTTACTCCGGGCATAAGAGATTGCAG CCATCTGAACATCTGGAAGGACGTAAAGGAGATCGCCCGAGTAAGGTTTTGTGGGTTGGGTATCCCGCTTCTGTTGTCATAGACGAGGAAATGCTACATAATGCCATGATCCTGTATGGAGAGATTGAAAGAATAAAATGTTTCCCTTCAAGACATTATTCTTTTGTAGATTTCAGAAGTGTGGAGGAAGCAAGACGTGCTAAGGATGCTTTGGAAGGAAGACTATTTAATGATCCTCGAATTTCAATAATGTTCTCAAACAGTGATTTAGCTCCTGGAAAAGAATTTGGACAACCATATCCCGGATTTAGAGGCCAGAGGTCAGATGTGTTCGGGAGTGAACTTTCTTTCGGACCACCTATGGATATGTTTGCTTCACACCGTGTGATGCTGCCAAACAATTTCCATGGACTTCCTGTTTCTAATGGCGTGCTTGGACAAGATATGCCAAGACCATTTGGGCGTAGAGGGAATTTGGATTCTTTGTTACCCTCCCCAGATTTTAATGATCCCAACTTGCTTAATACCATGTCAGAGCTGACTTCAAATGCTCCCATCAATCAGAGAAAATTTTCTCCTTCTGCTGCGGGATTGCTTCCATCTCCACCCTTGTCTAGTAGGACGTCCCATAAGAGAAGTGGGTGGGATGTTCTCGACCCAAATCAACTTCCTAGGGAATCAAAGAGGTCTAGACTAGAGGGTCCGGCTTTATTAAGTGACCCTCTCAAATTAGGAAAAGGTGATGAATATATTGAATGTGTTGATCCACCTTATAGTACTGGTCCTGAATTTACTGGTGGATCACTACCTAGACCTCAGGTTGATAGTGGATTGAGTCAATTTGATATGGGAGTTGCAAAAGGAAATGTTATGGGACGTGCTAGTGGGGATTATATTTGGCGTGGTGTCATTTCGAAGGGTGGTAATCCTGTCTGCCATGCTCGATGCATACCAATGGGAAAAGGATTAGAGTGTGAACT ACCAGAAGTTGTCAATTGCTCTGCGAGAACTGGGCTTGACATGTTGGCGAAGCATTATGCTGGTGCTATTGGGTTTGACATTGTCTGTTTCTTACCTGATTGTGAAGATGATTTTGCTAATTATACCGAATTCCTTAGGTATCTTGGTTCAAAAAATCGTGCTGGTGTGGCTAAATTTGATGATGGGACAACATTATTCTTGGTCCCACCATCAGATTTCTTGACAGATGTTCTACAAGTGACCGGGCGTGAGCGATTATATGGAGTAGTGCTTAAGTTGCCTCAGCAACTCCCTGGTGGTCAGTCTGTTCCTCAGATGGTGCACCAGCTTAACCCTACTATTCAACATACAGATACCCAGTTAGGTCCTTCCTTACATGAATATGTAGCCTCTGAGAAGGCATTGGCTGCACACATGGATTATGGTAGAGTTTTACATGATGACTCAAAAGCATCCTTCCCAATTGCATCTGCTTCACAAGATCAGTCTAATGAAGGTGTATCTTCTACACCACGTCCTGCTGTGACAATTACACCTGAGCTTCTTGCTACACTTCAAGCATTCATACCAGCCCATTCTCAATCTTCAGCCACTCTAACTGGTCAGCCAAAATCAGGCTCTTCCACCACAGGGCTTGCACTACCTGCTTTAACAAACGAAAAGGGAGCATTCTCACAGGGCTGGAGCCAACTTCAAATTGAATCGAATGTGCAACCTCAACATTTTGGGGTTCAAGGGTATCCTAACGCAAATTCCGAGTCATACGCATCCAGTCACCCTGTTCCAGGTCTTTCTGGAAATATGCAAATGCATAATCCTGCATATAACCTTCAAGAACCCAGTGCCCTATCAATTGCAGTGCATAATCAACAATTGGTGCCATCAGTGCAGAATATACAGCCTTATGCTCCGGAGGCTCCAAATGATATTCAGAAGGGTTACGGGATGTTGCATGGAACACCTGCTGGCTCTTATGGAATAGGTGATTCTCAGAATCATCCTGATCCAGGGTCCTACTCCAATCAAATTAGTGTTGCTAATCTTTCGCATCCAGAGATTATGTTACCAACCTCAACTGGGAATATGAACGCTGAATTGCTGAAACTACCCGAAAGATCACAAACATTGCCATCTGGAGTTGGTCAAGGCACATCAGAGGTTGAGGAACGCTATCGATCTACTTTACAGTTTGCTGCCAATCTTCTCTTTCAAATAAAGCAGCAGCCACAACAACAGCAGGCAAGTTCTCATACGGGAAATCAGCAGTGA
- the LOC130825301 gene encoding 3beta-hydroxysteroid-dehydrogenase/decarboxylase isoform X2 → MEDHIRNPKTTCVVIGGQSFIGKCLVSRLLEHGNWIVRIVDTSPSLHVEQQSLFLKAVSDGRACHAQVDVRVKSHLVQVVDGASVVFVAGTCDASQYNLYENYMYIVQGAKNVINACQECKVKRLIYNSFADVIFDGSHHIRKGDESMPYPPKCTDMLTEMKAQAEALVLSSNEHDGLLTCVLRPSNVFGPSDTNFVRGMVNQANSVWAKFVLGSGDILSDFTYVENVAHANICAAEALTSQSISVAGKAFFITNLEPRNYWEFACQIYEGLGYKRPSIRVPPRIVSFMLPLVRWMRYELQSDSDVNDLLVSTQFAVESSLFNRTFNCSAATEHIKYSPVVPLEEGIALTVKSYSHLAKSSLPRKEYQFSEFSKAEAILGYGKVADILLWRDEMETFSCFLVTCGLFYWFFLSGRTFISSMAGLLLLATFFLLVNSILPVNILPTLKVFAHADFFAKLWIEVA, encoded by the exons ATGGAAGATCACATCCGAAACCCTAAAACAACTTGCGTCGTTATCGGTGGACAGAGTTTTATTGGTAAATGCCTTGTTTCGAGGCTTTTGGAACACGGCAATTGGATTGTTCGAATCGTCGATACTTCGCCGAGTCTTCATGTCGAGCAGCAATCTCTCTTTTTGAAAGCTGTTTCTGATGGTCGTGCCTGTCATGCTCAAGTCGATGTTCGTGTTAAATCTCATCTTGTTCaag TTGTTGACGGTGCGTCTGTCGTTTTTGTTGCTGGGACTTGTGATGCATCCCAGTATAATCTTTATGAAAACTACATGTATATTGTTCAAG GTGCCAAAAATGTCATAAATGCTTGTCAGGAGTGTAAAGTCAAACGACTAATATACAACAGTTTTGCTGATGTCATTTTTGATGGTTCTCATCATATAAGAAAAGGGGATGAGTCTATGCCTTACCCTCCGAAA TGTACAGATATGTTAACGGAGATGAAGGCTCAAGCAGAAGCTCTTGTTTTATCTTCTAACGAACATGATGGTTTATTGACATGTGTTCTTCGTCCTAGCAATGTCTTTGGACCTTCAGATACAAATTTTGTGCGTGGCATGGTGAATCAAGCAAATTCTGTTTGGGCAAAG TTTGTTTTAGGCAGTGGTGATATTCTGTCCGACTTCACCTATGTTGAGAATGTGGCCCATGCTAATATCTGTGCTGCAGAAGCTCTAACTTCTCAAAGTATATCTGTTGCAGGAAAG GCATTTTTTATCACAAATCTTGAACCTAGGAACTATTGGGAGTTTGCATGTCAGATATATGAAGGCTTGGGTTATAAAAG GCCAAGTATTAGAGTTCCTCCAAGGATTGTCAGTTTCATGCTTCCACTAGTGAGGTGGATGCGTTATGAGTTGCAATCTGATTCTGATGTCAATGACCTATTGGTGTCAACTCAGTTTGCAGTTGAATCATCACTGTTCAACAGAACTTTCAACTGTAGTGCAGCTACAGAACACATCAAATACTCACCTGTTGTTCCTTTGGAA GAAGGTATAGCGTTGACAGTCAAATCATATTCTCATTTGGCTAAAAGCTCATTACCCCGTAAAGAATATCAGTTTAGTGAATTCTCCAAAGCAGAAGCGATTTTGGGATATGGGAAAG TTGCTGATATTCTTCTTTGGAGGGATGAAATGGAGACCTTTTCATGTTTTCTTGTTACTTGTGGTTTGTTCTACTGGTTTTTTCTTAGTGGACGGACATTTATCTCATCCATGGCTGGACTCCTCTTACTGGCGACATTTTTTCTCCTCGTAAATAGCATACTTCCTGTTAACAT ACTTCCCACTCTTAAAGTGTTTGCCCATGCTGACTTTTTTGCGAAATTATGGATCGAAGTTGCCTGA
- the LOC130825301 gene encoding 3beta-hydroxysteroid-dehydrogenase/decarboxylase isoform X1: MEDHIRNPKTTCVVIGGQSFIGKCLVSRLLEHGNWIVRIVDTSPSLHVEQQSLFLKAVSDGRACHAQVDVRVKSHLVQVVDGASVVFVAGTCDASQYNLYENYMYIVQGAKNVINACQECKVKRLIYNSFADVIFDGSHHIRKGDESMPYPPKCTDMLTEMKAQAEALVLSSNEHDGLLTCVLRPSNVFGPSDTNFVRGMVNQANSVWAKFVLGSGDILSDFTYVENVAHANICAAEALTSQSISVAGKAFFITNLEPRNYWEFACQIYEGLGYKRPSIRVPPRIVSFMLPLVRWMRYELQSDSDVNDLLVSTQFAVESSLFNRTFNCSAATEHIKYSPVVPLEEGIALTVKSYSHLAKSSLPRKEYQFSEFSKAEAILGYGKVADILLWRDEMETFSCFLVTCGLFYWFFLSGRTFISSMAGLLLLATFFLLVNSILPVNIFQKMSLPCFAISEPTVRNMLDNVAFVWNEGIKIAKTLAQGEDWSLFLKAATLLYCLKLISHSPALLFGAVMVFAFTSFFIYEQYESELDRVFRVIVVILKSLMTLLLRSLPSPITSFFLANDDDLGENQVQTIMKE, from the exons ATGGAAGATCACATCCGAAACCCTAAAACAACTTGCGTCGTTATCGGTGGACAGAGTTTTATTGGTAAATGCCTTGTTTCGAGGCTTTTGGAACACGGCAATTGGATTGTTCGAATCGTCGATACTTCGCCGAGTCTTCATGTCGAGCAGCAATCTCTCTTTTTGAAAGCTGTTTCTGATGGTCGTGCCTGTCATGCTCAAGTCGATGTTCGTGTTAAATCTCATCTTGTTCaag TTGTTGACGGTGCGTCTGTCGTTTTTGTTGCTGGGACTTGTGATGCATCCCAGTATAATCTTTATGAAAACTACATGTATATTGTTCAAG GTGCCAAAAATGTCATAAATGCTTGTCAGGAGTGTAAAGTCAAACGACTAATATACAACAGTTTTGCTGATGTCATTTTTGATGGTTCTCATCATATAAGAAAAGGGGATGAGTCTATGCCTTACCCTCCGAAA TGTACAGATATGTTAACGGAGATGAAGGCTCAAGCAGAAGCTCTTGTTTTATCTTCTAACGAACATGATGGTTTATTGACATGTGTTCTTCGTCCTAGCAATGTCTTTGGACCTTCAGATACAAATTTTGTGCGTGGCATGGTGAATCAAGCAAATTCTGTTTGGGCAAAG TTTGTTTTAGGCAGTGGTGATATTCTGTCCGACTTCACCTATGTTGAGAATGTGGCCCATGCTAATATCTGTGCTGCAGAAGCTCTAACTTCTCAAAGTATATCTGTTGCAGGAAAG GCATTTTTTATCACAAATCTTGAACCTAGGAACTATTGGGAGTTTGCATGTCAGATATATGAAGGCTTGGGTTATAAAAG GCCAAGTATTAGAGTTCCTCCAAGGATTGTCAGTTTCATGCTTCCACTAGTGAGGTGGATGCGTTATGAGTTGCAATCTGATTCTGATGTCAATGACCTATTGGTGTCAACTCAGTTTGCAGTTGAATCATCACTGTTCAACAGAACTTTCAACTGTAGTGCAGCTACAGAACACATCAAATACTCACCTGTTGTTCCTTTGGAA GAAGGTATAGCGTTGACAGTCAAATCATATTCTCATTTGGCTAAAAGCTCATTACCCCGTAAAGAATATCAGTTTAGTGAATTCTCCAAAGCAGAAGCGATTTTGGGATATGGGAAAG TTGCTGATATTCTTCTTTGGAGGGATGAAATGGAGACCTTTTCATGTTTTCTTGTTACTTGTGGTTTGTTCTACTGGTTTTTTCTTAGTGGACGGACATTTATCTCATCCATGGCTGGACTCCTCTTACTGGCGACATTTTTTCTCCTCGTAAATAGCATACTTCCTGTTAACAT CTTCCAGAAGATGTCTTTGCCTTGTTTTGCTATCTCGGAGCCGACAGTGAGAAATATGCTTGACAATGTAGCATTTGTGTGGAATGAAGGGATTAAAATTGCTAAAACATTGGCTCAAGGAGAGGATTGGAGCTTATTCTTAAAG GCAGCAACTCTTCTTTATTGTCTAAAATTGATCTCACATTCACCTGCATTGTTGTTTGGAGCAG TGATGGTGTTTGCATTCACTTCATTCTTTATCTATGAGCAATATGAAAGTGAACTTGATCGGGTTTTTAGGGTAATAGTCGTTATTTTGAAGAGTTTGATGACATTGTTGCTAAGAAGCCTTCCTTCCCCCATTACCTCGTTCTTTTTGGccaatgatgatgatttgggtgAAAACCAAGTCCAGACTATTATGAAGGAATAG
- the LOC130825303 gene encoding probable hydroxyacylglutathione hydrolase 2, chloroplastic, protein MISKLPHAMASLPCTRVRGGVSLWAGARQICLRKGLLYGLMRCLSIPLKTLHVAGQSLGVTRLLCNVSCISAALQIELVPCLRDNYAYLIHDENTGTVGVVDPSEAVPIIDALTKKNRNLNYILNTHHHFDHTGGNIELKERYGAKVIGSGKDRERIPGIDIVLDDGDKWMFAGHEVQVFETPGHTNGHISFYFPESGAIFTGDTLFSLSCGKLFEGTPEEMLASLEKIMSLPDDTSIYCGHEYTLSNSKFALSIEPNNEALQSYASRVAQLRNKGLPTIPTTLKLEKSCNPFLRTSSSEIRRSLNIPATGDDAEALRVIRQAKDNF, encoded by the exons ATGATTTCAAAGCTTCCACATGCTATGGCTTCCCTTCCTTGTACTAGG GTGAGGGGTGGGGTTAGTTTATGGGCTGGAGCGAGGCAAATTTGCCTAAGGAAAGGTCTATTGTATGGATTGATGCGCTGCTTGTCTATTCCACTCAAGACCTTGCATGTAGCTGGTCAGTCTCTTGGAGTTACGCGATTGCTATGTAACGTTTCGTGTATTTCTGCTGCTCTGCAGATTGAATTG GTTCCATGTCTTAGGGATAATTATGCTTATCTCATACATGATGAAAACACCGGAACTGTTGGCGTTGTTGACCCTTCTGAAGCTGTACCTATCATTGATGCATTGACTAAGAAGAATCGAAACCTAAATTACATACTGAATACTCATCATCACTTTGATCACACTGGTGGGAACATTGAGCTGAAAGAAAGGTACGGTGCAAAG GTGATTGGCTCAGGAAAAGACAGAGAGAGAATTCCTGGGATTGATATTGTGTTAGACGATGGTGATAAATGGATGTTTGCAGGCCATGAAGTTCAAGTTTTTGAAACACCTGGCCATACAAATG GACATATCAGCTTTTATTTTCCTGAATCTGGAGCGATCTTCACTGGAGATACCCTGTTCAGCTTATCTTGTGGGAAGCTTTTTGAAGGAACACCTGAAGAG ATGTTAGCTTCTCTGGAAAAGATTATGTCATTGCCAGATGACACAAGTATATATTGTGGGCATGAGTATACCTTG AGTAATTCAAAGTTTGCGTTGTCTATAGAACCAAATAATGAAGCCCTTCAATCTTATGCTTCACGTGTGGCCCAGTTGCGCAACAAAGGATTGCCGACG ATACCCACAACACTAAAATTAGAGAAGTCCTGTAATCCTTTCCTTCGTACTTCCAGTTCTGAGATCAGGCGTTCATTGAACATTCCAGCCACTGGAGATGATGCTGAAGCATTGCGTGTCATCCGCCAAGCAAAggataatttttag
- the LOC130825299 gene encoding flowering time control protein FPA-like isoform X2: MAMRMKKYNSEMENASSHLWVGNLPLDVTESDLAQLFGKYGLLDEITCYASRTYAFVYFKRVEDAVAAKDALQGFLLYGTSIKIEFAKPAKPSKHVWVGGFGSSLTREKLEDELNKFGRIEEFKFIRDRNIALVDFVRLEDASAAVKNLNGFQIGDDCIRVDFLRSHPAKREQSDFHDVVSAQFKGMGDSSWINADVMRGYPYPESTNSGHKRLQAKPSRHVWIGGFGSSVTREKLEKELRRYGRIEELNFNRDRNIAFVDFVSLEEALAAVKNMNGLHIGNDRIRVDFQRSHPSKREQSDFHDMGSVQFKGVGGLDPAWINADIMRGYSEPTYSGHKRLQPSEHLEGRKGDRPSKVLWVGYPASVVIDEEMLHNAMILYGEIERIKCFPSRHYSFVDFRSVEEARRAKDALEGRLFNDPRISIMFSNSDLAPGKEFGQPYPGFRGQRSDVFGSELSFGPPMDMFASHRVMLPNNFHGLPVSNGVLGQDMPRPFGRRGNLDSLLPSPDFNDPNLLNTMSELTSNAPINQRKFSPSAAGLLPSPPLSSRTSHKRSGWDVLDPNQLPRESKRSRLEGPALLSDPLKLGKGDEYIECVDPPYSTGPEFTGGSLPRPQVDSGLSQFDMGVAKGNVMGRASGDYIWRGVISKGGNPVCHARCIPMGKGLECELPEVVNCSARTGLDMLAKHYAGAIGFDIVCFLPDCEDDFANYTEFLRYLGSKNRAGVAKFDDGTTLFLVPPSDFLTDVLQVTGRERLYGVVLKLPQQLPGGQSVPQMVHQLNPTIQHTDTQLGPSLHEYVASEKALAAHMDYGRVLHDDSKASFPIASASQDQSNEGVSSTPRPAVTITPELLATLQAFIPAHSQSSATLTGQPKSGSSTTGLALPALTNEKGAFSQGWSQLQIESNVQPQHFGVQGYPNANSESYASSHPVPGLSGNMQMHNPAYNLQEPSALSIAVHNQQLVPSVQNIQPYAPEAPNDIQKGYGMLHGTPAGSYGIGDSQNHPDPGSYSNQISVANLSHPEIMLPTSTGNMNAELLKLPERSQTLPSGVGQGTSEVEERYRSTLQFAANLLFQIKQQPQQQQASSHTGNQQ; this comes from the exons ATGGCGATGAGGATGAAGAAATACAATTCCGAAATGGAGAATGCATCCAGCCATCTTTGGGTGGGAAATTTACCGCTCGATGTGACCGAATCTGATCTGGCTCAGTTATTCGGAAAATATGGATTACTTGATGAAATAACTTGTTATGCTTCTAGAACCTACGCTTTTGTTTACTTTAAACGTGTTGAAGATGCTGTTGCTGCTAAAGATGCTCTTCAAGGGTTTTTACTTTATGGCACCTCCATTAAAATTGAGTTTGCCAAACCG GCTAAGCCCTCCAAGCATGTATGGGTTGGCGGATTTGGCTCATCACTCACTCGAGAAAAGCTAGAAGACGAGTTGAATAAATTTGGTAGAATTGAGGAGTTTAAGTTCATTAGAGACCGGAATATTGCACTTGTTGACTTTGTTAGGTTGGAAGATGCTTCAGCTGCAGTGAAAAATCTGAACGGGTTTCAAATTGGTGATGATTGCATACGCGTTGATTTTCTTAGATCTCATCCTGCTAAGAGG GAACAATCTGATTTTCATGATGTAGTAAGTGCACAGTTCAAAGGTATGGGTGATTCATCATGGATCAATGCAGATGTCATGAGGGGTTATCCTTATCCGGAGTCCACTAATTCTGGACATAAGAGACTGCAG GCTAAACCCTCCAGACATGTATGGATTGGCGGATTTGGCTCATCAGTCACCAGGGAAAAGTTAGAGAAAGAGCTACGTAGATATGGTAGAATAGAGGAGCTCAATTTCAATAGAGACCGAAATATTGCATTCGTTGACTTTGTGAGTTTGGAAGAAGCTTTAGCTGCTGTGAAGAATATGAATGGGTTGCACATTGGTAATGATCGCATACGTGTTGATTTTCAGAGATCTCATCCTTCTAAGAGG GAACAGTCTGATTTTCATGACATGGGGAGTGTACAATTCAAAGGTGTGGGTGGCCTTGATCCAGCATGGATCAATGCAGATATCATGAGGGGTTATTCTGAGCCCACTTACTCCGGGCATAAGAGATTGCAG CCATCTGAACATCTGGAAGGACGTAAAGGAGATCGCCCGAGTAAGGTTTTGTGGGTTGGGTATCCCGCTTCTGTTGTCATAGACGAGGAAATGCTACATAATGCCATGATCCTGTATGGAGAGATTGAAAGAATAAAATGTTTCCCTTCAAGACATTATTCTTTTGTAGATTTCAGAAGTGTGGAGGAAGCAAGACGTGCTAAGGATGCTTTGGAAGGAAGACTATTTAATGATCCTCGAATTTCAATAATGTTCTCAAACAGTGATTTAGCTCCTGGAAAAGAATTTGGACAACCATATCCCGGATTTAGAGGCCAGAGGTCAGATGTGTTCGGGAGTGAACTTTCTTTCGGACCACCTATGGATATGTTTGCTTCACACCGTGTGATGCTGCCAAACAATTTCCATGGACTTCCTGTTTCTAATGGCGTGCTTGGACAAGATATGCCAAGACCATTTGGGCGTAGAGGGAATTTGGATTCTTTGTTACCCTCCCCAGATTTTAATGATCCCAACTTGCTTAATACCATGTCAGAGCTGACTTCAAATGCTCCCATCAATCAGAGAAAATTTTCTCCTTCTGCTGCGGGATTGCTTCCATCTCCACCCTTGTCTAGTAGGACGTCCCATAAGAGAAGTGGGTGGGATGTTCTCGACCCAAATCAACTTCCTAGGGAATCAAAGAGGTCTAGACTAGAGGGTCCGGCTTTATTAAGTGACCCTCTCAAATTAGGAAAAGGTGATGAATATATTGAATGTGTTGATCCACCTTATAGTACTGGTCCTGAATTTACTGGTGGATCACTACCTAGACCTCAGGTTGATAGTGGATTGAGTCAATTTGATATGGGAGTTGCAAAAGGAAATGTTATGGGACGTGCTAGTGGGGATTATATTTGGCGTGGTGTCATTTCGAAGGGTGGTAATCCTGTCTGCCATGCTCGATGCATACCAATGGGAAAAGGATTAGAGTGTGAACT ACCAGAAGTTGTCAATTGCTCTGCGAGAACTGGGCTTGACATGTTGGCGAAGCATTATGCTGGTGCTATTGGGTTTGACATTGTCTGTTTCTTACCTGATTGTGAAGATGATTTTGCTAATTATACCGAATTCCTTAGGTATCTTGGTTCAAAAAATCGTGCTGGTGTGGCTAAATTTGATGATGGGACAACATTATTCTTGGTCCCACCATCAGATTTCTTGACAGATGTTCTACAAGTGACCGGGCGTGAGCGATTATATGGAGTAGTGCTTAAGTTGCCTCAGCAACTCCCTGGTGGTCAGTCTGTTCCTCAGATGGTGCACCAGCTTAACCCTACTATTCAACATACAGATACCCAGTTAGGTCCTTCCTTACATGAATATGTAGCCTCTGAGAAGGCATTGGCTGCACACATGGATTATGGTAGAGTTTTACATGATGACTCAAAAGCATCCTTCCCAATTGCATCTGCTTCACAAGATCAGTCTAATGAAGGTGTATCTTCTACACCACGTCCTGCTGTGACAATTACACCTGAGCTTCTTGCTACACTTCAAGCATTCATACCAGCCCATTCTCAATCTTCAGCCACTCTAACTGGTCAGCCAAAATCAGGCTCTTCCACCACAGGGCTTGCACTACCTGCTTTAACAAACGAAAAGGGAGCATTCTCACAGGGCTGGAGCCAACTTCAAATTGAATCGAATGTGCAACCTCAACATTTTGGGGTTCAAGGGTATCCTAACGCAAATTCCGAGTCATACGCATCCAGTCACCCTGTTCCAGGTCTTTCTGGAAATATGCAAATGCATAATCCTGCATATAACCTTCAAGAACCCAGTGCCCTATCAATTGCAGTGCATAATCAACAATTGGTGCCATCAGTGCAGAATATACAGCCTTATGCTCCGGAGGCTCCAAATGATATTCAGAAGGGTTACGGGATGTTGCATGGAACACCTGCTGGCTCTTATGGAATAGGTGATTCTCAGAATCATCCTGATCCAGGGTCCTACTCCAATCAAATTAGTGTTGCTAATCTTTCGCATCCAGAGATTATGTTACCAACCTCAACTGGGAATATGAACGCTGAATTGCTGAAACTACCCGAAAGATCACAAACATTGCCATCTGGAGTTGGTCAAGGCACATCAGAGGTTGAGGAACGCTATCGATCTACTTTACAGTTTGCTGCCAATCTTCTCTTTCAAATAAAGCAGCAGCCACAACAACAGCAGGCAAGTTCTCATACGGGAAATCAGCAGTGA